The Clupea harengus chromosome 26, Ch_v2.0.2, whole genome shotgun sequence region tgtgtgtgtgtgtgtgtgtgtgtgtatgtgcgtgcgtgtgtgtgcctgcgctcACATTAATCAGGTTGTGTGCACTGAGAAGAGGCATTGTGTCAGGGTTGAGCTGTTTCTCCTCCAGCAGCTGTTTGGGAAGCGTTTCCTGGTGCAGTAGGAACCTCTCCTGCTCGATGATATCTGTAAACCAAAGAGATAACTGACCATCATACAAGCATTCCTGTCCTAAAATAATATCTCAATTAAAGGTGAAGTGTGAAGTTACCATACTATTATAAACTCCCCAATGCATCGAGTTAAGAATAAAAAAAGCACTGGTTTGATAGTCCTTTGGATACTGTGTAAGGGGTAACTATGGTAATATTTAGAACTTACCATCTAGTTGCTTCTGCATGTTGGCCCCTGACATGTCTGATGCCAGAGCCGTTAGTTTACCGAGGGCCAGCAGGGTCTTCTTCTTGACAAAGTAGCGCGTTTCCACGTTGGCCTGGCTGTGCAGGGTCTGGTGAGCCTGgagacacagagcacacagagagatgggtcTCGGGGGTGTCAATGAACTCAAGAGATTACTACACTCTGATATTCAAGCATGTGTATGCAACatagacacctgtgtgtgtgtgtgtgtgtgtgtgggggggggggggttacgcatgagagagagagttggagaggttCCTACGCTCTGGTAGTCGTGCACATGGATGTCATGAAGCCAACTGAGGTGCTCGTGGGCCTGCAGGAAGCTGGCCAGCTGCTGGTGTTGGGCGACCGGCTGAGAGAGCAGtttccccctcttccccttTTCCATGTACCAGCGGAACAGGAAGTCTGCAAAGTTCTGCAGAAAGTAGAGAACCCTCAAAACCCTGGAGAACACTCCACAACAATACCTGACAAAAACATTTATGGACTACTTGATAAGAGAGTGTGGTATGGGTTATACTACTTGATAAGAGAGTGTGGTGTGGGTTAGACTACTTGATAAGAGAGTGTGGTGTGGGTTAGACTACTTGATAAGAGAGTGTGCTATGGGGATATCTGGGGTTGATTGCTCTTACCTGGTCTGCAAATTTACTCATGTAGTGCTGTAAGCGGCTCtggttgtctgtctgttcaCACATCTGCACCAGGATGTCAAAGTCACCATACTTCTCCGCCAGGGCCGACACCCACTGGTACTGGCCCAgatccactacacacacacacacacacacacacacacacacacacacacacacacacacacacacacacacacacacacacacacacacacacacacacacacacacacagaagcacagtgGAATCAATTCCAATGTATACAACACATTACAGCAGGCATACAACACATTAAAGCAGCTATACAACACATTAAAGCAGGTCTACGACACATTAAAGCAGCTATACAACACATTAAAGCAGGTCTACGACACATTAAAGCAGCTATACAACACATTAAAGCAGGTGTGGGGAAAGGAGCAGGGGCTTCATTGGGTTCACCTCATTAACCGATGTGAACCTTTAAAGGACTGATCAGCGTGTTATATCAGGTGCAGTCTGGGTTAGCCTGCAGCCACCATGGCTCCTTGGTTGGGTTAAGACCCATTCCTTGAGCGGCCACTATTATAATGAGTAATTATGAAACAAAGCTACCTCAGGTATATTTGTCCTGTCCGTTTGTTATGATAGTTGAATATAGTGCCTGACTAAATGTTAGAAGtattctcttcctttttttatgCATTTCTTCAAGAGCATGTATTTCCCTTTGTTATTGTAGCTTGGCAGTTTTATCTTatctatattattattttatcatCAGGACTTAAGTCATAACACTTTGGTCAACATGTTATTTTCCACTggctaaaaaacaaaacaaaaaacacaaccacAGCAATCACTCAAGTCAAACAAAACATTGAGCAATTATCTCATCACTCTCAAAAACGAAAAGATCGACAAAGAATAGCAGGGGGATATCTTATGAGTGACAAGTCACAGTGGCTGCCTGACAAAGGTTAGCAGCTGTAGCACATTACGAATCATTATTTGATAAGATAACATTAAAGAGATAAGCAGAGAGTATACAATATAGCTCAGACTGTGCATTTTTCACTTTCTTCACTCAGTCAGCATAGAAACAAAGAATACAAAATTAAGCCAAAAGTTCTGGAAACAAGCGTTGGAGAAATACAAACTTTGAGTGTTTCAACAGAGAACTTTGGCTGACAAAAATCATAGGTCTCTAAAGATTGACTGATAACGAGATCCACACTTAACCCAGTCAGCCCTAGTCTAAAGCTTCCAGGTCCATTAGAAACGGCCTGTTGTGGTAACTCACACAGTGGGAGGAGCAGCTCGGAGCGCCGGTGAGTGTACTCCATCTCCAGAGCGCTGTAGCGGTCGGACTCGGCGGCCCGGTTCACTGAGCTCAGCTGGGCCACATAGCCACTCAGGTAGGAGTTGAGCAGCGCCACCAGCTGTTCACTGAGGGTGTTGCGCAGCTCAGAGTCAGCGTGGGGGTACACCGCTTTAAGGATGACCTCATTCTGCCGTGTGATGACTGATCGAACGCCACTAGAGGCTGGAGGGAACACAAATGGACACGGAAATTGCGACAAATGCATTGTGACATTCACTTATGcttgcatattgtgtgtgtagtgtgtgtgtgtgtgtgtgtgtgtgtgttacctgtccaTGGGATATACTCTGGCTCAGATTCAGCAGTCTCTGAAGCTCGGTAGAAAGAGGCTTTACTCTCTCTGTACTGGCATGCTGCTTGAAGCATATCCTGCCAAATCAAACAGCACTCTTCAGTTATACCCCAAATAATACCAGCTGGGTTCAGTCGAAACAGATTGGACTCGTCTCCAATGACAGGACACAATGGGCCTTGAATTCTCAATTGTGTTCATAGTTCATCAATACTACAAGCAGTTAAAGAAGGGGGGTTACAGGTTACATGCAGGAGGTTGAGAATGGAGGTCATGGACATTGTATATGGTCTACTGGTGATGATTACAGTTGAATGGAGGTCATTGTATATGGTCTACTGGTGATGATTACAGTTGAATGGAGGTCATTGTATATGGTCTACTGGTGATGATTACAGTTGAATGGAGGTCATTGTATATGGTCTACTGGTGATGATTACAGTTGAGAATGAAGAAGGAAGCAGAAACGTTGCGTTGCGCACCTTGATGATGTTGTTGACGTCGATGACGACCTCGGCCCACTTGAGTGAGTTGATGGGGTTCTCCTTCAGAGCCTTCTCTTCCTCGTCCAGGAGACACTCAAAGATGACAGAGATCCCGGACACCTGAGACATAGGTCTTGTTACATACCAGAAGAGTGTACACAGATTCACAGGAAGGAACTTCActgaccactgaccactgaCCAGTTAGTGAATAATCATGTCTCAGAGGATTAAAGGACATGCCCAACACGGTTACTTTAGTGGCCCTTTCACAATTGCAATGCAGGAAAAAATACTTTTGAACCTAATCATGAGTGTATTGTGtgattaaataaattaaattaaaacacCAAAGCTGGGTTCAAACATTTCATAAGAATGTGTTCTTTACAGTCCACTCTCATGCAAAGTCTTtggaaaatgtttttagtcAAACGTCAAAAATACTCTACATCTAGACTGAGATGCACAATTCCAACATTGCCATGAACACTGTTGCTGGTGCACATTAAAGTGGTTCTTGAGCGGTGCAGCACCTCTCTGAAGAAGACGTCTGCGGGGGTGAGGCTGGCAGGCACGTCAGCGCTGCTCCTCTTCAGGGCGCTGACGATGGCGGGGTTCACCAGGTCGGGGTGCTTGGCGTGGTGGTTCTTCAGCGCAATGGCTGCCGTCAGTTTCTCCGCGTGCTCGCAAAGCAACAGCCTGGTCGCCATGGGAGACGACTGCACTGTGGTCGAGCTCAAGCGCTCCAGCAGACCCATctgagggggaaagggggaggaaaATTAGTTAGAAAATGAGTGTGAAATCCTGCAGGCGAAGGACTTAGtctaatgagagagaaaagctgCCTACTATTGTTGTGTCACTGGGGTTAGACACCAAGATTACTTGGCTAGGTCAAAAAATGAAGGAGTTAGGATATTTTAAGGACTTCCTGCTCATCTTGGACGCCATCTTGAAAATTACACCTTTCTAGTGGTCAAACTTTGGTAAACTTTTAGTATGTTACTAAGGACACCTAATACTACAAGAAATAGCTGAGAAACCTTTTGTTAGAATTTTTTTAGGgttaggtgttttttttttcatatatgcAGCCGCCTATTACACTCatagtggtacaggaggtaaagaagtcgtttagtaatcagaaggttgctagttcgattccctgtcgaagcgtccttgagcaagacactgaacccctaattgctcctgatgtgcagtgtgccatcagtgtaaatgtaaaatgtgtatacattgtaagtcgctttggaaaaagtgtctgctaaatgactaaatgtaaatgtaatagtgGCAGTTTACCTGATTCAGGAAGTCCATCAGGCACCCGTGGGCCTTCATTTTGTCCTCCAGCTGGTGCAGCAATATAAGGGAGGTCAGGGGGAAGCCAGCACCCTCTGGGCCACAGAAGATGACAAATAGTGTACTGTTATACTATCATattccacatttacatttacattacatttacatttagtcatttagcagacgcttttgtccaaagcgacgtacaagggaaagaacagtcaagctaagagcaatagaaAGCATGgtataacaataaatactactttacatgagaattagaaagcAACGACCATTTAAAGGAAGAGTCtgcaattctggcaaaaggttgttgatatttgttgcTCCTgatgcaacatgttgattggctggagttgCTTATGGTtcggtctgagccactatgtctgtttcccattgacagtcaggactgtgtgcgaacaccagaggttttttagagtgcacacactgaacagacagctagaagaccatgaggagcaattccacaaatttgacaaaaagtgtattggataagAATCATGGACTCAACCTTTAAATACCCTGTTTGGAATACTGGTGTCACAGCGTTCTCCTCTTTATTCCCTTATAACAACAATACGTATATATATTCAcaacattatatatacacacacacacacacacacacacccctttcccCTAAGCTTCTCTCAATTGTTTTCCCCTGTCCTTCTCTGAGGTTTGCGTTTCCTGCTCACCGTCAGGGACTGActcagcgcgcacacacacacacacacacacgcacacacgcacacacgcacactcaccgTCAGGGACTGACTCAGCCCAGCGAGGATCAGAGGCAGGATAATCATCCACAAGGTCACGGCTGATCTGGGCCACCACCTCGTCCAGCTCTGCACCCTCCCCTCCGTCACGCTCGCTGGGAAGGAGCTGATCCGCCACGGTTTGAGCGCCAATCACATCATGCCTTCAGGAGAGAAACAGCAGCGCAGCACTTAGAAGGGCAGTGGAAATGGACAATAGATTGGTTTGGTCTATCTTGAAtcttattaaaataaaaaaatgtgcgacaataacaacatcacacatcataataataataataataataacacatcatcgcgttatgtaagtgtgtgagagggtacaTACCGACAGAACTGCAAGAAAGCAGATTTTAGTAACTTGATTTTGTCTTCCTGTGCAACTCCATCCATTTTAGGCATTTCCACAGCAGCAGCCTATGAATACAAGGGCAAATTATTGGTGCTAGGCTATACTTAATTCGTCTCAATGTTTGTACTTGTAATCCCAAATCAAGTTAGCAATCATTTATTACAAATCCTAAATTAATCTGGCATGAAACAAACATTCATACTTTGTATCATTGCAGTcaccacttaaaaaaaaaaagttcaacgTAAACGTGAATTTACAAAACAGAATACCAACAAAGCTGCTAAAACTACAACGGCTTTTCTGTATGTTACTCTTCATGTAGTGCATGAACATGCAGGAGAAGTCTAAATGACACCTGGCCTGTACCTCTGATCCTGGACCtgccagagaggagcagagggaatCCTCCATCATCTCAGGAAGCATGGACACAGTCTCCCGAGGTACCACGGCAACAAGCCCACTATTGTGGGAGAAAAACACCGGCAGgttggcacacacacctccaccacgAATACGGTCTCCTGTGAAGGACAAATTAAAGTTAGACATttgtaaaaatacataaaatgaatTCAGTCTTTATAGCAAATCCTGTTAACTTTGACGATGAAAATGAACAATTAAGCATCACACAATTAAGTCTCGACATCTAGACTGGCTCAAACTGTTTTGATATTATAATGACTTCACAACACATTTGCTACAAATCATCTGACTCCGTCACCAACACCCACGTCCCCCCCTGTCTGTGACGGTCCTACCTGGGTCACTAAAGGCAATCCTCTCCTCGGGCAGGGCTCCCCGACCTCTCGCCATTGAACAGGTGAACACCATCTCCTCGTTGTACAGGTACGCAGCACTGCGAGAGCCCCTGGGCACGACCAGATGGGTGGTGtgcatctcctcctctgtctgcagAGCGACACCAATCAAAAGAAGGACAACATGAACCACACGAGTCACGACAGAGGATTAGACCAATCAAGAGAAGGACAACATGAACCACACGACAGAGGATGACACCAATCAAGAGAAGGACAACATGAACCACACAGGACTAGACCAATCAAGAGAAGGACAACATGAACCACACGAGTCACGACACAGGATTAGACCAATCAAGAGAAGGACAACATGAACCACACAGGATTAGACCAATCAAGAGATGACAACATGAACCACAGATTGTAcgttggcaaacacacacatacagatgaacATGCCCAAATGCACTCTACCATACCATAATGCCCACATCCCTGTCAACACTGTACCCTCCCATAATGCCCACATCCCTGTCAACACTGTACCCTCCCATAATGCCCACGTCCATGTCAACACTGTACCTGAAAAGCCGGGTTGTGTTTGGTGACTTCCACTGAGATTTCATCCGAGGTGAGGGAGACGCGGTCAGGCAGCATGACCAGACAGTAGTACACCAGACAGGGAGTATCTGCAGGGTGCCAGGCTGCCGCCAGGACAACCAACCCCTCCCTACAGCAACACACAAGATGAGGAACATGAAAGAAAAGCATGGGCACCTCTCGTGTACTTTATGTCCAATGGTTTCTGAAAGGGTTAGGTTCATAAATACTGGTTGATCATACAGCCATGTATCACACGTTACACACCACACTACCTTCCACAAGATTTCAGCTTTCAATGTCACCTATCTATAGTAATTTCTCCTGTGTCTAAAACGTATAATATAGAATAGGGATTAAGTCCTCTGTAAGTCTTCTATTACACTCAGTGAGAGCTAAGAACTCCTCAAAATTGAACCAAATGTTGTTTGAATACAAATGTATAAAGATTCAGAAAAGATATTTAGCTTACTTGCTCAGCTGTAGGTCCAGGTAGGCCACATTCACACCCGCTTTCATCTCATCGTAGTTGACTTCTGACCCCtaaaaaagaaacaggaaaaCATACTGATACGAGTGGTTTCTTAAAAAGCACGCCATTCGTGGTTTAGAAGGACGGCTCATAAAAATACCACACTTTGTGAATTATCACCATATAATTAACACGGACACTTTCTTGGTATTCCTGGAACAACCAAATTCATCAAAACCTTAACAAATCAAAAGGCCTAAAATTGGCCTAACGCCACTCTACATAAGTAAGGCCTAGCCAAGTAGCAGGTTAATCAACTATAAAGCAAAGGACTTTTTCATACATCTCGCAAAAACGTCATAATTTGTGGGTTATCAGATATTCTCCCAGCTAAGCGTGTGCTAACCCAGATAGCATTAGAGGTGCACTCCTCCAGACAGTAGCTAAGCGTGTGCTAACCCAGATAGCATTAGAGGTGCACTCCTCCAGACAGTAGCTAACCGTGTGCTTACCCAGATAGCGTCAGAGCTGCACTCCTCCAGACAGTAGCTAAGTGTGTGCTAACCCAGATAGCGTCAGAGATGCACTCCTCCAGACAGTAGCTAAGCGTGTGCTTACCCAGATAGCGTCAGAGATGCACTCCTCCAGACAGTAGCTAAGCGTGTGCTAACCCAGACAGTAGCTAACCGTGTGCTAACCCAGACAGTAGCTAACCGTGTGCTTACCCAGATAGCGTCAGAGATGCACTCCTCCAGACTGCTGACTGGGTTCCAGCTGAGACCTTGCTGTTCAGAGCCCTCATCCACCTCCCACTTACTCAGCCCAGCGGAGCTCAGCGTGTACAGACATCCGGTCTCAGCCACCCACAGAACACTGTGCACCTGCACAAGACACACAGAATGAGGGCTTGGGATACATCATCCCTGAAGATGACTGAGTGTTTGTGCAGAGCAGAAAACTAGCATCGTGTGTCAGTGGTGTAACACTCTGGACGGATAAACACAACAAAGATGGAGAATGCTGGCAGACTGACTGTGACATCCGTGGGAGTGGCTGACATGCCAAAGAGGCTGGAGACCCGTCGCCCGAGGCCGGACAGCACGCCCTGTCCCTGCTGCAGGGGGCGCTGCTGCAGCTTTCCAAACACATCCACCCCGACCCGGAGGAGCTGCCCTTTGTAGGAGGACACCATGAAACTGTTCCCCTGGAACATCAAGGGAGTGAGGAGAAAGCAAAGAGGGCTGTCAATATTTACATTTGGGTCATTTCAAAGGCGTTGGCTAAATACTATTACCATACTTGATGACTGATttagataaaagtgtctgctaaatactataactgTAACCATACTTGATGACTGATttagataaaagcgtctgctaaatactattACCATACTTGATGACTGATTTAgataaaagcttctgctaaatactataactaTACTTGATGACTGATTGGTTTAACTTTATATCATAGTACAATCTTAACACTGATGTGTAAGATGTGCTTGAACAGAAACAGAGTGTCAGATCTTCCATGTGTTAGTGCCCCACTCTGTTCCAATAACACACCTTTACTGCTGTGACAAAGTTGCAGAGGTTTCCCCCGAGGTCTGCAGTCGTCTCCACAAAGCTGCCCTCATGGGCCAGACTTGACCAGAACCGGACGGTTCCTTCAGGCGACACTGCCAGAACACACACCGACTGTAGATTCAGAGGAAGTTAAGGTTGAATATTTGTGTAAGTTTCACATAATTAAACTAACTGAAATTCATGTAAGAATTTGATTCATTTGTTATGTTATTAATTTGTTATGTTATGGATAAGGAAGCAGGGACAATTCCCAGGTGAGAAATATCGTAAAACTAGTCTTACTTTTTTTAACAGCTGCAATACATGATACACGTCTTACAATACaactttcatcagtgttttgatGATCAAGGGCAATACATTAAACAAAGTCAACTCAAGAAAACATCAAATCAAGAAAACATTGTGAAAACGCTTGTGATTACAATCTTCAAAAGAGGatgaaaagggaaataaacagacaaactgCACCTGTATAGGGGCGGTGTCCAGCTGGTTGGAGGACGAGATGGAGATGAGGTCAGCACTGTAGGCAAACTCACTTGACGGTAACTGCAGGTCCTTGCACACTGACAACTGTGAATCatgccaaacacacagtcaAGTTTTTTCATAGTTAGCTGTTTGTTCATcttcatttgatttatttatatagcaccaataacAACTTAAATGTTCAAATcgtcaaatcaaactttatttgtacggcgcatttcatacaaggaggtaacacaatgcgccgtTCTCGAGAccttttacagagcccaagtcctgaatgacctagAGTAagtattaggggtgggaatctcttggcacctcacgattcgattcgattccgattcagaggtcaacgattcgattctaaaccgattctcgattctaaaccgattatcgattctaaaccgattatcgattatcaattctaaaccgataaaacgattatcgatgcatctcaatttttaaaacatttgagtttgctactcagagtctgcaataatcgatgccgcttgcatttcaacacaaaatgaatgtgttaaaaaaaaaaaaaaaaaaaaaaaaaaaaaaaaatatatataatttttttttttttttttttaattaaaaaatcgattatgaacttttctgaatcgagacagaatcgttctagagagactcgagagaaatcgaaaaatcgattttccccccacccctagtaagtatgttgttgttttgaacgATACAAGCTCAGCATAAGACCTTAACCAGGGTACAATTTCCGTGAGGTCCACATGTATTCCAGATAGGCTGAACAGGGCAATCATCTGCTGTGGTTCCACAGGATTCATGCCAGCTGTTCAGCATTACTCAGGTATATTCCTTTCTAAATTCAGATTGTTTCTGTTGAATTACTAATTGCTCAAATATCACAATAAATGCAGCTATGAATCAGTCAATCAACGCCTGATTCCCTTACCCTTCCTTTTAGAACCCTACAAGTAATGTATCCCATCActcttcagaatcagaatcagaatagtatttattgccaagtaggtttacacctacctggaatttgttctgatgtataggtgcatacagtaaacataaaaacatacaacacagtaagtactacacataacataaaacataaaaacacagtaagtactacacaaacacaataagtactacaatacaaaaagcagggcaggagtgcaaaagtggatgtgcaatgtgcagtgtgcaatgtagtgtgtgttaacataacacaagcttgaggtgtgggggcgggatgagagtccacgtcaggtggccttgttactaaggccaacggcagccgggaggaagctggttttgtggcgtgaggttttggtcctaatggaccgcagcctcctgccggagggaaggacctcgaagagtttgtgacccgggtgtgagggatcggccacaatcttacctgagccttattgtgtattattattgtgaATTAATATTTCAACAGAAACAATCTGAATTTAGAAATGAATATACCTTACCAGGTAATTCAATATGACATCATGTACATTGCATGCCAAAACAAATGTACGAAACAACTTTATAGGTGAACGCCAATCACAAGCGTACCGATGCATCTCTCGTTGAGTAGAAGAAAACTGCTTAGCGTAGTCAGCAAGTTAATACGACCACTAACTTAGGACTATGTTCCCTGTTCATTTCCTAAAGGTTGGGCATCCTTTTAAGCGAAGTCTGACCTCGCTGTACAGTTTTTCCTAGGCTAACATTCACTATTATGGTGACGGCCCTTTAGTGTCAGTGACATTACCTTGGCGACAGCTGTCTGGCAAATCTTCCACATTACAagcctctctccacacaccatcCAAGCCCAGCCTGTCTCCTCGATCTTCACAGAGATCTGATCATCCgctggcaaacacacaaagaagaagTATAAGTAAGAAGATATAGAAGTATGCTGAATCACAGTGCTTACTCCCCCAAAACAATACATTAGCCTTTATTACAGCCTAATTAAGACAGCCAATAGGGCCTAAACGTAAAGCTTACATTCGGCCATGCTAAGTGCCTCCATCACTTTGACAGGCAGCGAGGAACCAAATGTCTGTACATCAAAGTTGATCGCTTCGACTGGGCCATGGCTCTGCACTCTGGAAAGAAAGAAGATATAAAGCTGCCATGGTCATTGATTGATATTTAGAACGGGAGTCATCAACAATTCTCTTTCGTCCTCGATGCTCCAATACTGTATGTTGAGCCTGTCACTAACCTCGCTGGCAATGCCGACCTTCTGGGAGAGAATAGAAGTCCCGTAGGTGTGCAGCTTAGACTTTTCCGACCGCCTGTTCTTGTTGTTTGCCTACGGCCAGAACCTGTGGTACCACGAGGTGAAAACATGCCGTGATTTCTTTGAATGTTATCGGCATCAAACGAAATGGCTTCACAATGGACTCTAGCTTTCTCTCCGTGCATGAAGAGAGTCGCGCTCAAACCCTCAAATAGTCGCGGGATATatacgtcattgtagcgccgtAGACAAACACGGAAACTTAACTTAAGGTGAGCAATGATTTTGCCGTTTGTGATACTCTTCGTAGTGTTTTACGTAGCTTCGATAAAATGGATTTGTCATCGTTATAACAGGACATTCTTAATGTCAGGTCTTAAACTTTTATTCAATGACCGTCGACATCAAATGGGTTTCCGAGATGTAAATGAAGTGTCTCTCCCGCCAGATTCAGTCCGAGCGTTGGTTGTCATTGCACACCCGGACGATGAATGCATGTTTTTTGCACCTTCTATATTAACGTTGTTAAAGCAAAATGCTTCTGTGCATTTGTTATGCTTGTCATCTGGCAATTACTACAACCAAGGCGTACAGCGCAAAAATGAACTCTTCGACAGTGCCGCAGTTTTGGGGATACCGGCATCCCGAGTCTCCGTAATTGAGCACAAAGAGCTTCAAGATGACCCCAAAGCAGACTGGAGCATTTCTCTGACATCGTCTCTGATTTTGAAACACATCCAGATACATGCCATTAACGCTGTACTGACATTCGACGGAAGAGGAGTGAGTGGCCATGCCAATCACATTGTCATCTACAAGGCCTTCAATCATCTTGCTGTCACTGGGAAAATACCACATAGCTGTCATGTACTGTGTTTGGACACCATCAGCGTTTTCAGAAAGTACCTCTCTATCTTGGAGCTGCCAATTAGTTGGCTAATTCCTTCTGACCTCTGCTGCATAAGTGGACCAAAAGAATACAATCAAGCCAAAAGGGCCATGTTCTGTCATCGCAGCCAGCTGTTGTGGTTTCGCCACCTGTACATATTCTTTTCTCGCTATATGTTTGTCAACACATTCCAAGCCATCCCCCTTCACAGAAAAGATATAAAAGTATATTAGTGTGTATGACCTATCATTTTCCCACACTGAAGAATGCCCTGACTTTGAGGTAACAGGCTACTGACCAATGCATTGTGATCAACTGTATGTTGCGGTTCCATGGACTAGTCTGCATAAACATGCAGTTAGACCATATTTTAGTTTCACTTGTTCATGAACGGAAGCTGCTACTGTATGCACTGACATTTCTTTTTATGTAACTGATTGTACTTTCTTTCTaattttcacattttctttctgaACTTTTGTTAAACACTGTATATAATCAAGGGCTCATGTTGAACCCTGTCAGTTGAAGGAGTTGTTTTCTTTGTTATAAATTGGTTCCTGACTTTCTCCCGAAGAAAATATGTCATGTCAAGGCATTTATTTCATGGAGACGTTTAGGACTGTTCTGTTATTTAGTTCTTA contains the following coding sequences:
- the nup133 gene encoding nuclear pore complex protein Nup133, which codes for MHGEKARVHCEAISFDADNIQRNHGMFSPRGTTGSGRRQTTRTGGRKSLSCTPTGLLFSPRRSALPARVQSHGPVEAINFDVQTFGSSLPVKVMEALSMAESDDQISVKIEETGWAWMVCGERLVMWKICQTAVAKLSVCKDLQLPSSEFAYSADLISISSSNQLDTAPIQSVCVLAVSPEGTVRFWSSLAHEGSFVETTADLGGNLCNFVTAVKGNSFMVSSYKGQLLRVGVDVFGKLQQRPLQQGQGVLSGLGRRVSSLFGMSATPTDVTVHSVLWVAETGCLYTLSSAGLSKWEVDEGSEQQGLSWNPVSSLEECISDAIWGSEVNYDEMKAGVNVAYLDLQLSKEGLVVLAAAWHPADTPCLVYYCLVMLPDRVSLTSDEISVEVTKHNPAFQTEEEMHTTHLVVPRGSRSAAYLYNEEMVFTCSMARGRGALPEERIAFSDPGDRIRGGGVCANLPVFFSHNSGLVAVVPRETVSMLPEMMEDSLCSSLAGPGSEAAAVEMPKMDGVAQEDKIKLLKSAFLQFCRHDVIGAQTVADQLLPSERDGGEGAELDEVVAQISRDLVDDYPASDPRWAESVPDEGAGFPLTSLILLHQLEDKMKAHGCLMDFLNQMGLLERLSSTTVQSSPMATRLLLCEHAEKLTAAIALKNHHAKHPDLVNPAIVSALKRSSADVPASLTPADVFFREVSGISVIFECLLDEEEKALKENPINSLKWAEVVIDVNNIIKDMLQAACQYRESKASFYRASETAESEPEYIPWTASSGVRSVITRQNEVILKAVYPHADSELRNTLSEQLVALLNSYLSGYVAQLSSVNRAAESDRYSALEMEYTHRRSELLLPLLDLGQYQWVSALAEKYGDFDILVQMCEQTDNQSRLQHYMSKFADQNFADFLFRWYMEKGKRGKLLSQPVAQHQQLASFLQAHEHLSWLHDIHVHDYQSAHQTLHSQANVETRYFVKKKTLLALGKLTALASDMSGANMQKQLDDIIEQERFLLHQETLPKQLLEEKQLNPDTMPLLSAHNLINLYICDDNRRANEYDFKKALDLLDYIDEEDAVDIEALKCEILCKALKRDDWASADGNDNPVEAAKDSIFIRIIEKLIQEGVPLQTYLPDVKELLQLEEIEILRAKPYFEFVLRANYEHYLQVQM
- the pigl gene encoding N-acetylglucosaminyl-phosphatidylinositol de-N-acetylase, whose translation is MILPFVILFVVFYVASIKWICHRYNRTFLMSGLKLLFNDRRHQMGFRDVNEVSLPPDSVRALVVIAHPDDECMFFAPSILTLLKQNASVHLLCLSSGNYYNQGVQRKNELFDSAAVLGIPASRVSVIEHKELQDDPKADWSISLTSSLILKHIQIHAINAVLTFDGRGVSGHANHIVIYKAFNHLAVTGKIPHSCHVLCLDTISVFRKYLSILELPISWLIPSDLCCISGPKEYNQAKRAMFCHRSQLLWFRHLYIFFSRYMFVNTFQAIPLHRKDIKVY